TCTCCGTAGTCGGTATCCTTGGTCATTTACGAATCCTCACACCAGGCTTTCCATGATATACTCCTTACGTTCAGGAGTATTTTTACCCATGTAAAATTGCAATATGCGGGGCACTTCAGAAAGCGTATCAATACTGACCTGCAACAGGCGCATATCATCACCAATAAACTGCTTAAACTCTTTAGGAGAAATTTCACCGAGGCCCTTAAAGCGGGTAATTTCTACCTTTTTCTTAATTTTGCCCTTTCCGGCCAGCTTCTTTTCAGCCGCTCTTTTCTCACTGTCAGAGTAACAATAAATTGTTTCATGTTTATCACGAACACGAAAAATTGGAGTCTCAAGGATGAAAATGTGGTGCCGCTTCACTAAATTTTCAAAATAATGCAAGAAAAAGGTCAGCAAAAGATTGCGGATATGCAGTCCATCGACATCAGCGTCTGTTGCCAGAATAACCCGGTCATAACGGAGCCCGCTGATGGAATCTTCAATATTTAAGGCCCGCATCAAATTATACATCTCATCGTTTTTATACAAGAGCGTCATCGGTTGACCTTGGACATTCATCGGTTTACCCTTCAACGAAAAAACCGCTTGAGTCATTGGGTCACGTGCAGTAACAATCGAACCGGAGGCTGATTGTCCCTCTGTTATGAAGACCATGTTTGTTCGACCCTCTTGTGATGGATTATCCTTAGAGGGATGGTACTTGCAATCTTTCAACTGCGGGACCTTAATTGCGACCTTTTTGGCCTTTGCTTTGGCCTCTTTCCGCACGCTTTGCAGATCCCTGCGAATCTTGGCGTTTTGCTGAACTTTACTGATTAAAACCTCTGCTAAATCAGTATGCTTATACAAGTATTCACTCACCGCATCTCGAGTGCTATTGACGATGGCTGAACGAATTTCAGTGTTGCCCAGCTTATTTTTTGTCTGAGACTCAAAAAGAGGTTCTCTGATCTTAACAGCAACAGCTCCAACGATACCATCTCGCACATCTTCACCGGAGAACTTCTTGCCGGAGAACTCATTGACACCCTTTAAGATGCCTTCACGAAAAGCTGAAAGATGCGTTCCACCCTCATTGGTATAGGTACCGTTAACGAAGGAAAAATAGTTTTCCCCGTAGCCATCGGTATGGGAAAAGGCGAGTTCAAAGGTTTCATCCTTGTAGTGGATCGGATCGTAAAGCTGGGTATCTTTAATCTCCTTGTCAAGCAGATCTAACAGACCATTGGCAGAATAAAAGCATTCCGAACCAAGATAGAGCCGCAAACCGGCATTCAAATAGGCATAGCGCCAGAGACGTTTACGAACAAATTCCAGATTGAAGGTGTATTCCTCAAAAATCTCTCTGGATGGATAGAATTCTATCAAGGTGCCATCTTTTTCCTCAGCCCGCCCCTCATCTCTACCGACTAACTCGCCATCTTCAAAATCTGCCTTGGCAAAGCTGCCCTCTCTAAACGAGGTAACACTGAATTTACTAGACAGCGCGTTAACCGCTTTTGTACCAACGCCATTCAAACCGACTGAAAACTGAAACACATCAGTGTTATACTTAGCGCCGGTATTTATAACAGATACACACTCAACAACCTTACCAAGCGGGATACCACGGCCATAATCACGAATAATCACCTTGCCGGTATCATCAATATTAATATCGATTCTTTTTCCGGCCCCCATAATAAACTCATCAACGGCGTTATCAATTATCTCCTTGATAAGGATATAGATGCCGTCATCGGGGTGCGAACCATTGCTCAATCGACCGATATACATACCAGGACGCAGCCGAATATGTTCGAGCGAACTGAGAGTTTTTATTTTAGATTCGTCGTAGTTACTCATTACCAAAGGCCGGAAACTATGAATTTTAATGCGATTATAAACTGCCCACAAAGGCAGCCGGAAACAATAGTATAAGTCTTTCTGTGAGACTGCAACTTTATTTTTTATGATACGATGTTTTCTTATTGGATTGACTGAACCACGTTAACAGTGTACCTTGCCTGACAGTTTTTCATTGTTATAACAGCTAGATACATTATTGACAAAACCTGTATACGAGGAGAGTACCGTTGGAAAAATATTCAGCAATTTTCAGCCGTGATGCACTTGACGATCTATTCCCGAAAGACCGCAGCAATCAGTTTTTTGACGCGCTCTTCGGTGATGCCTCCGAGGGGGCCTATGATATTGTTCTTGAATTTGTGGGAGCTCCTGCCGACAACACTCTCCACTTCAAACTGCTTCTCAAGCAGCGTCCGGGGAAATGCCTGGCCTGTAATCTTACATACGGCTTACCTGAGGTTTTTTCACGACACCCGATTCTCGATATTGCCGGCGTTGCTGCAAAAATTGCGACCCTCATCGGCCACCCGACCGATCAAACTGAGTGGAAACTCGGAACAACCCAGTCGACCTCAAGTGAACTCCATAGCATTCCCTTTACAGTAAGGCTACACTAATTGTTAAAAATTTTTTGATTGGCAGCGGAAATAAAAAATTCGTTAATTTTCTGACTACCGCCACCCTGTAGAATATTAAACACATTCTGAGGCGCAACGTTTGCCTGGGTGAGCGCAAAAGCGCTGGACTGGACAAGGAGCTGCATTTTAGTGAGATTTTCGGCCTCACTGGCAAAATCAACTTCTATCATTTTTGATCGTGCTTCCAATAACTGCATTTGTGTACCTCCCAACAGTGAATTTGAGGATTCAAACTGACTCTGATATGCACCTGCCGCAGACCGAATCTCTTCCAGGTCTTTCAAGGCTGCATCTGCTATAACTATTGCGGTACTGGCATCTCGCGCTGACAAAACATTTATATCGATTAACCGTAATATTGATTCTGCGGTCAGCTGAACACCGGCATCATTTCTGGAGTTAGCCGCAAGCGTTGAACCGCTGGCAACAATCGAGCCCGACTTCAACACCATACTTACTGACAACGCATTCGAACCTATCGTCACAGAATCTGTTGCCAGTGTACTACCAGCGGTAACAGTGCCGTCAGTTGTCTGCAAACTACTGGTGATTACTGTCCCACCGTTGATCCGGCTGTTTTCCGCAAGCACAGAACCAGATTCAACAAAAATATCTTCGATTGCGACATGCGCACCGTTAAGCACTGAAGTTCCTCCCAGCGTTGAACCTATAGCAAACTGAGTTGCACTGGAGAGAGTTGATCCTGTCGTAACAGTCATCTCCTGGGTTATCGTTTTTGAGGCTGTAATTGTTGTACTGCCTCCAATAGTTGAGCCTGCAGAAAATAGAGTTGATCCCTCAACATTCTTTATGGTGGAGCCCGCCAATAGCGACATTGTTTTCGTTACCTCTAACGTACCTGTGATGCTAAAATCGGCACCGATGGTTGAGCCAGCTGCAAACGAAGAGCCTGATGCAAGTGAAGACCCAGTTAAGAGAAGCATATCGTAATCGAGCGACAAATCAGATGTTAACGTTGCATCAGCAGCCAGAACTGTCCCAGCAGAAGTTGTTCCGCTGGCTGTGGTAATATCATTAGTCAGGTAACTCCCCTTTTTAATCATAGAGCCCGATTTCAAGACAGACCCGGATTGAAGTACCGATATATCCTGGGATACGATGTCACTGGCAGCTGTGGCTGTCCCGCCAGTATTAGATCCCAAGGCCACAATACTGCCGCTTGCCAGAACAGAGCCTGCCAAAAGCTCAGAGGTCTGGCTGGTAGTAATGTCAGCGCCAATGTCAGAACCGGACAGTTCCATCCCAGTTGTTGAACCAGGTGCCAATATCGATCCCGAACCTAACACTGAACCAGTGGTCAAAGTAGAGTCAATAGTCGTAGTTATATTGGCGGATATGTTCATGTTTGAAGAAAATGCGACAGCAAAACCTTCAGATAGATCGGTCAGGTTGAGCTTGTATGAACCATTTTGTAAAATAGTAAGCTGCCCATAGGTGGAAAGTTCAGCGTCAGTCACACCTATTGTGCCGGTGCCGGTTATTTGTAGGGACCGACCATCAGTAGAGACAAGAGAGAGCTGTCCGCTGCTGCTGGTAGTTGCAACTACGCCATGACTCGTAGTTTTAGCATTAATTGAATTTACAAGGCTGCCATCAGCGTCCAGGGCAGCCACGTTCACTGCGCCAATGGCGACACCATTAATAGTAAAAGAGGATGCCGTTGCCCCAGCACTTATTGGAGCCGAAGACGTTGAGTCAACAACTGCTTGAGCAGTGATGCCCGTATCTGATGAGTAACGGTTAATATAGTCCGCCACCCCTCCCATACCTTGGGCGGCATCATTAGCATACGATATGGTCATCGACTTAACACTGAGCGTTTCCCCTGTCAGATTATTGTTAAATTCGAAATTTACCGATCCACCGCTAGAGCTCGACAAGGTGAGTATACCTGTTCCCAAATGACCGATTCGTGTCTCTTTGGAGCTGGGTATAGAAATGTTTACATCTTCATTGGCAGATGCACCTATTTGAAATCTTTTATTGGAGAATAGACCAGTAAGCAGCTTTTGATCGTTGTACACAGATGTTTCAACAATCAGATCAAGCTCTTCAAGAAGAGTATTGATATCCTGTTGAAGTACAGATCGGGTCGAATTTGTCATGGCATCCTGGGCTCCGTGAACAGCCTTCGTACGGATGGTGTTGACAATATCAACTGCCTCTGAAAGTGAATTATCAATAATTTGCATAACAGTGACAGCTTCATTTGCATTTTGAACAGCCTGGCCGAGAGAAATTGCTTGCGTGTTTAACTGGCTGGCAATTACGGAGGTAGCAGGATCATCTGAGTAGCGATTAATTCGCAATCCTGATGACAGCTTTTCAACCGAATCAGACAGCGAATTTACATTCTTGGAAAAATTGTGGCGGGATAGGATGCTGATAGCATCGCCATTGATTTTTACAGTCATGGTGCATTCCTTCTCTGGATTTGCTGGTGAGTCTTCCGTAACTCATATACCAGGGACTGCAAGCGTGTTACTGATCTGCTTTCTTTAATCTACATCTTTTTTGGCAATAATCCAAAAAAATTTTAAAGTTTTAAATCATACTGCCGATAAGGAAAAATTTTTTCATTTAATTTCAACCCAGATCACCGATGAACATTTAGTTTTGCAACTCGATGGCATTTGGATTACTTATCGTAATATGCTACTTATTTTTCCCCCCACAGCGAAACCTTCCGAGCCACCTGCTGGAATAGCGCGTTTAGCAGGTGTACTTAAAGGCAATAATATCCCTTGCACAACGCTTGATGCCAATATTGAAGGGTTACTTTTTCTTTTGCAGTTACCGCTAAACTCCCTCGATACGTGGAGCAAACGAGCTTACCGCAGTATTGGCAAAAACCTGAACGCCTTAAAAACCCCCACACTCTATCAATCACCAGATCGATACACCAGGGCAGTCGTCGACCTTAACCGGGTACTTGAAAATATTAAAAAACCAGGTGTTGCCATAAGCCTTGCTAACTATCAAGACCAACTTTCACCAATCAGTAGCAGCGATCTTTTTCAGGCTGCTGAACACTATGACAACAACATTTTTTATCCCTACTTCTCTGAGCGACTCACTTCTCTCCTGGAAAAAACCAACCCTGCACACATAGGATTTTCCTTAAATTATTTAAGCCAGGCAGTTACCACCTTTTCGATGATCGGATTTATCAAGAAAATTGCTCCAGACCTGCCAATCATCCTAGGCGGGGGGCTAATTACCTCTTGGGCCAGCAACCCCGCCTGGAAAAACCCCTTTACAGCCCTTGTTGAACACCTGATCCCCGGCCCCGGCGAAAAACCGCTTTTAAATCTTTTTGGCATTAATTCATTGTCTACTGCCCATTGTCCCGACTATGGCGATTTAGCACTTGAAACATACCTCTCACCAGGGTTCACCCTTCCATATGCAGCGTCGAGCGGATGTTACTGGAACAAATGTTTATTTTGCCCTGAAAAGGCTGAAGCCAACCCCTATCGTACCCTCCCTACTAAACAGGTAAGAGCCGACATCGCCAGACTCAAAAGAATACACTCTCCTGCCATGCTCCATTTCCTGGACAACGCTATAAGCCCTGCACTGATGAAATCTTTAGCAGATGAGCCACCCAATATTCCCTGGTTTGGTTTTGCCCGAATTGATAAGGATCTATTAAATTTAAGTTTTTGTAAGAAACTGCGTGATTCTGGATGTGTAATGCTTAAACTTGGAATTGAGTCCGGCGATCAAGGAGTCTTGAATGCCATGGATAAAGGAATTGAGATTTCCACAATCTCCCAGGTCCTGAACAATCTCTTCGTTGCTGGAATTGCAACCTATGTCTATCTATTGTTCGGCACCCCGTCAGAATCTTTGACAGAAGCTCGACGAACAATGGATTTTGTCATCATGCATAACCAAACTATTCAATTTTTGAATTTAGCCATATTTAATATGCCTGTTTGCAGCACCGAATCTGTGCATTTAGAAACACAAAAGTTCTCTCAAGCAGATTTAGGGCTCTACACAGACTTTCTACATCCCTTAAAATGGAGCAGGCCTAAAATACGTCGGTTTTTAGATCAAGAGTTCAAACGGCACGCGGCAATCAGACCAATAATCCTTAGAGATCCGCCTATTTTCACTTCAAATCACGCCCCGTTTTTTGTTTCATCTTTGATGATCTCGCAAAAAGCCGCTCGACATCCCCGGCTCGCTCTGTAACAAATTGTTATTTTTTATTAAAAAAATAATTAATGAATATCAAAAAACATTGCTTTTATTATAAAAAGGAGCTAATAAAAAAGATATTTACGTAGTCATTAGTTGTAATTACAAATAAAAAGTACGTTTACTGCACAGTTTTTAAAACAAAAAATGTGCGATTTTGTATAAGCAATGCTGACTTAAGGCTGAATATCCTGT
This portion of the Desulfobulbaceae bacterium genome encodes:
- a CDS encoding pancreas/duodenum homeobox protein 1 — protein: MEKYSAIFSRDALDDLFPKDRSNQFFDALFGDASEGAYDIVLEFVGAPADNTLHFKLLLKQRPGKCLACNLTYGLPEVFSRHPILDIAGVAAKIATLIGHPTDQTEWKLGTTQSTSSELHSIPFTVRLH
- a CDS encoding radical SAM protein; amino-acid sequence: MLLIFPPTAKPSEPPAGIARLAGVLKGNNIPCTTLDANIEGLLFLLQLPLNSLDTWSKRAYRSIGKNLNALKTPTLYQSPDRYTRAVVDLNRVLENIKKPGVAISLANYQDQLSPISSSDLFQAAEHYDNNIFYPYFSERLTSLLEKTNPAHIGFSLNYLSQAVTTFSMIGFIKKIAPDLPIILGGGLITSWASNPAWKNPFTALVEHLIPGPGEKPLLNLFGINSLSTAHCPDYGDLALETYLSPGFTLPYAASSGCYWNKCLFCPEKAEANPYRTLPTKQVRADIARLKRIHSPAMLHFLDNAISPALMKSLADEPPNIPWFGFARIDKDLLNLSFCKKLRDSGCVMLKLGIESGDQGVLNAMDKGIEISTISQVLNNLFVAGIATYVYLLFGTPSESLTEARRTMDFVIMHNQTIQFLNLAIFNMPVCSTESVHLETQKFSQADLGLYTDFLHPLKWSRPKIRRFLDQEFKRHAAIRPIILRDPPIFTSNHAPFFVSSLMISQKAARHPRLAL
- a CDS encoding type IIA DNA topoisomerase subunit B — protein: MSNYDESKIKTLSSLEHIRLRPGMYIGRLSNGSHPDDGIYILIKEIIDNAVDEFIMGAGKRIDINIDDTGKVIIRDYGRGIPLGKVVECVSVINTGAKYNTDVFQFSVGLNGVGTKAVNALSSKFSVTSFREGSFAKADFEDGELVGRDEGRAEEKDGTLIEFYPSREIFEEYTFNLEFVRKRLWRYAYLNAGLRLYLGSECFYSANGLLDLLDKEIKDTQLYDPIHYKDETFELAFSHTDGYGENYFSFVNGTYTNEGGTHLSAFREGILKGVNEFSGKKFSGEDVRDGIVGAVAVKIREPLFESQTKNKLGNTEIRSAIVNSTRDAVSEYLYKHTDLAEVLISKVQQNAKIRRDLQSVRKEAKAKAKKVAIKVPQLKDCKYHPSKDNPSQEGRTNMVFITEGQSASGSIVTARDPMTQAVFSLKGKPMNVQGQPMTLLYKNDEMYNLMRALNIEDSISGLRYDRVILATDADVDGLHIRNLLLTFFLHYFENLVKRHHIFILETPIFRVRDKHETIYCYSDSEKRAAEKKLAGKGKIKKKVEITRFKGLGEISPKEFKQFIGDDMRLLQVSIDTLSEVPRILQFYMGKNTPERKEYIMESLV